The following proteins are encoded in a genomic region of Marasmius oreades isolate 03SP1 chromosome 10, whole genome shotgun sequence:
- a CDS encoding uncharacterized protein (BUSCO:EOG09261OIA) produces the protein MHRHGTVVPSVCRRCIQSRTASTAVKSRVDLGKWARPNIEGGTTAGTKWQARNPSAGTRQTVKTTPSLGPTVKSFPSFPSGTFSRRTSHPYPHSGSSSEGAPWSTSLHSPPSRSRNSTEWSDRHKYNRDALPHVDVRPRDQNTHDNSKTRRSTWSTRMGGGDRRDIASDLQGQSAQQKSVPRSYENIPNTTQNPLVVVTEESGFFEGMDSGIGHPSTFQTRRDYPQPHKRSRGRGSIIERLNYLPSSSQPDLNDRQQRYKRTSEKQNVKKPKAFMEKRIIADVYIPSVVSVGTLAQLLNVRLEQLRRRMKRSGMAEEASYDHVLTSDYAVLLAEEFGKNPIVSDEMAFDIYPSPPHPNPSTLPHRPPVVTIMGHVDHGKTTLLDTLRSASVAKGEAGGITQHIGAFSVPVPGNTNITGGPKSITFLDTPGHAAFSAMRARGAGVTDIVVLVVAADDGIMPQTREVIEIIKKERDNLGVIVAINKVDKPGVDIEAVQKRLLSEGIQLEAFGGDVPSVAVSGLTGQGLPEFVETLSAIAEMQDLRAETDGPVHGHILESKMHKGLGAVATVLVSRGSLLVGSHIVSGTSQAKVRVMTDSSGKSVKSAGPGMTVTVSGWKTLPNAGDDVLQGSESTIKKAIANRQRKVDLEGSLVDVEAINNRRREERERRELEADGKVIEGEDERTGPKELRLVVKADVSGSAEAVVGVVQGIGNHLATTKVISSGVGDVTESDVTLAKTAGGIIVAFNVHVPRSMEVLAAQNNVSISSSGIIYRLIEQVTDHVVALLPVVVEKTVTGEATVLQVFEIQVKSKQTTKVAGCRVFNGVVERTKQARVLRDGEIVHEGLVETLRQIKKDVVEVRKGSECGLNLAGFSDLREGDVIQMFTTIEKPGKL, from the exons CAGGCACAAGGCAGACCGTTAAAACTACCCCGTCATTAGGCCCAACAGTTAAATCTTTTCCCTCATTTCCCTCCGGAACGTTCTCCAGACGCACTTCACACCCTTACCCTCACTCGGGTTCATCATCAGAAGGAGCGCCGTGGTCAACATCACTACATTCACCACCATCACGCTCTAGAAATTCCACAGAATGGTCAGATAGACATAAATACAACAGAGATGCCCTACCCCACGTGGATGTGAGACCAAGAGATCAAAATACCCATGATAATTCAAAAACCAGGCGTAGCACTTGGTCGACTCGGATGGGGGGCGGAGACAGGAGAGATATCGCGTCTGATTTGCAAGGACAGTCTGCGCAGCAAAAATCTGTGCCTCGGTCATACGAAAATATCCCAAATACCACCCAAAACCCCTTAGTAGTTGTGACAGAAGAATCTGGCTTCTTTGAAGGAATGGACTCCGGCATAGGGCACCCCTCCACTTTCCAAACTCGCAGAGACTACCCACAGCCCCACAAAAGGTCTCGCGGGCGAGGATCCATCATTGAACGGTTAAACTACTTGCCGTCATCGTCGCAACCAGACCTAAATGATAGACAACAGAGATACAAACGCACATCAGAGAAACAGAACGTCAAGAAACCAAAGGCGTTTATGGAGAAGAGGATTATTGCCGACGTCTATATACCCTCCGTTGTGTCTGTTGGTACCCTGGCCCAGTTGTTGAATGTACGGCTAG AACAGCTTCGGCGTAGGATGAAACGGTCAGGGATGGCAGAGGAGGCTTCATATGATCACG TCTTGACCTCCGATTATGCGGTTCTGCTTGCAGAAGAGTTCGGGAAAAATCCCATCGTCAGTGATGAAATGGCGTTCGATATATACCCATC CCCTCCGCATCCCAATCCTAGTACTCTTCCCCACCGCCCACCGGTCGTGACCATCATGGGCCATGTAGATCATGGAAAAACAACTCTTCTTGACACATTGCGGTCAGCGTCCGTTGCTAAAGGAGAGGCTGGTGGTATCACCCAACATATTGGCGCATTCTCTGTTCCAGTCCCTGGCAATACCAATATCACCGGCGGACCTAAATCAATAACATTTTTGGATACTCCAGGACATGCGGCATTTTCTGCAATGCGTGCTCGTGGCGCTGGAGTGACAGATATTGTGGTCCTCGTGGTCGCGGCAGACGATGGTATCATGCCTCAGACTCGAGAGGTTATCGAAATTATTAAGAAGGAACGAGACAATCTTGGTGTTATCGTTGCGATCAATAAAGTGGACAAGCCTGGCGTCGACATC GAAGCCGTTCAAAAGAGACTTCTGTCCGAAGGCATACAATTGGAGGCATTTGGAGGCGACGTCCCGTCCGTAGCCGTATCAGGCTTGACTGGACAGGGGCTACCTGAATTCGTGGAAACCCTCTCTGCTATAGCAGAAATGCAGGATCTGCGTGCCGAGACTGACGGTCCCGTTCATGGTCACATTCTGGAGTCCAAGATGCATAAAGGTTTAGG TGCTGTTGCAACAGTCCTGGTTTCTCGTGGAAGCTTACTGGTCGGTTCACATATCGTAAGCGGAACGAGTCAGGCGAAGGTCCGTGTAATGACCGATTCGTCCGGTAAATCTGTCAAGTCCGCAGGCCCTGGGATGACGGTCACAGTTTCTGGATGGAAAACGTTACCTAATGCTGGTGATGACGTCTTGCAGGGTTCAGAGTCAACTATCAAGAAAGCGATTGCAAATCGTCAACGCAAAGTAGACCTTGAAGGTTCTCTAGTCGATGTCGAAGCTATCAATAACAGGCGGAGAGAAGAGCGTGAAAGGCGAGAGCTAGAGGCAGATGGAAAGGTGATCGAAGGAGAGGATGAGAGGACTGGTCCTAAAGAGTTACGACTGGTTGTGAAGGCTGATGTGAGCGGAAGTGCTGAAGCTGTTGTCGGTGTGGTGCAGGGAATTGGGAATCATCTGGCGACGACGAAAGTAATTTCTTCAGGGGTAGGTGATGTCACAGAGTCGGACGTGACGCTAGCGAAAACGGCAGGAG GAATAATCGTGGCTTTCAATGTCCACGTTCCAAGATCAATGGAGGTCTTGGCCGCTCAGAACAATGTCTCGATATCGAGTTCTGGTATCATTTATAGGTTAATTGAGCAAGTCACAGACCACGTCGTCGCGCTTCTGCCAGTCGTCGTTGAGAAGACGGTTACAGGAGAGGCTACCGTACTGCAAGTGTTCGAGATCCAAGTCAAGTCAAAACAAACGACGAAAGTCGCTGGTTGCAGAGTATTCAACGGCGTAGTGGAAAGGACGAAACAGGCAAGGGTACTCCGGGATGGTGAAATCGTTCATGAAG GACTAGTGGAAACGTTACGCCAGATCAAGAAGGATGTTGTTGAAGTGAGAAAGGGGTCTGAGTGCGGTCTCAATCTCGCTGGATTCTCTGACCTTAGGGAGGGAGATGTCATTCAGATGTTTACAACCATCGAGAAACCAGGTAAACTATAA